One segment of Paenibacillus sp. FSL R7-0337 DNA contains the following:
- a CDS encoding iron chelate uptake ABC transporter family permease subunit, producing MRNETIEFIMAGRRQRHRRGLIVTSLLAVLACVLCCAMLLLGNTIYPASEVIRALSGEELQGVSFAVNIIRLPRMLAGLFAGFAFGMAGYTFQTMLRNPLANPNVIGITSGSSAAAVYCIVILQASGAVVSVASVIAGLATVLLIYVLSRGRTFSIGRLILIGIGLQAMLDAVISYLLLIGSEKDIPSAVRWLTGSLNGSQMRELPPLVIIVLICSPIIILLGKHLSILELGEQSATSLGVRTDRTRIALIVSSVCMVAIATATTGPIAFVSFLSGPIAKRLVGTGASSIIPAGLVGVNLVLASDLIGQFAFEYRFPVGIITGLLGAPYLIFLLIRMNRKGEL from the coding sequence ATGAGAAATGAAACGATTGAATTCATTATGGCGGGCAGACGTCAAAGACACCGCCGGGGCCTGATTGTAACCAGCCTGCTTGCAGTACTTGCCTGTGTACTGTGCTGCGCGATGCTTCTACTCGGGAATACCATCTATCCGGCCTCTGAGGTAATCCGCGCACTCTCTGGCGAAGAACTCCAGGGTGTCTCGTTCGCCGTGAATATTATCCGGCTGCCGCGGATGCTGGCGGGTCTTTTTGCCGGATTCGCCTTCGGTATGGCCGGGTACACCTTCCAGACGATGCTGCGCAACCCGCTGGCGAACCCGAATGTCATTGGCATTACTTCCGGATCAAGTGCGGCGGCGGTATACTGCATCGTGATCCTGCAAGCCAGCGGAGCTGTAGTCTCTGTTGCTTCGGTAATCGCTGGCCTTGCCACTGTGCTGCTGATCTACGTGCTCTCCAGGGGAAGAACCTTCTCTATCGGGCGGTTAATTCTGATCGGGATCGGCCTTCAGGCGATGCTGGATGCCGTGATCTCCTACCTGCTGCTGATCGGCTCCGAGAAGGACATCCCTTCAGCGGTCCGCTGGCTGACCGGCAGTCTCAATGGCTCACAGATGCGCGAGCTTCCGCCGCTGGTGATCATCGTGCTGATCTGTTCGCCAATCATCATCCTGCTGGGCAAGCATCTGAGTATTCTGGAGCTGGGGGAGCAGTCGGCTACCTCGCTTGGAGTCCGCACAGACCGGACCCGAATCGCACTGATTGTCAGCTCTGTCTGCATGGTGGCGATTGCTACGGCTACTACCGGACCTATTGCGTTTGTCTCCTTCCTGTCAGGGCCGATTGCCAAAAGACTGGTGGGTACAGGCGCCTCCAGCATCATCCCCGCAGGTCTGGTCGGCGTGAATCTGGTCCTGGCGTCCGATCTGATTGGACAATTTGCATTTGAGTACAGATTCCCTGTAGGCATCATTACCGGATTACTCGGAGCACCTTATCTGATCTTCCTGTTAATCCGCATGAATCGAAAGGGAGAGTTATAA
- a CDS encoding LytTR family DNA-binding domain-containing protein, which yields MIAGDPIRIFIEHISREQQEEIIIRCYEATDEISQIVHKLKAETLVLLGVQEERVSRIKLSDVYYFEAVDGKVFVYSENQVYEVKQKLYELEALCRDKNCFRASKSTILNIAKIESVRPSLSGRFTALLDNGERVVISRQYVPVLKQRLGL from the coding sequence ATTATCGCAGGTGATCCTATCCGAATTTTTATCGAACATATTAGCAGGGAGCAGCAAGAGGAAATCATCATCAGATGCTATGAAGCAACTGATGAGATCAGTCAGATTGTACATAAGCTTAAGGCAGAGACTCTTGTCCTCCTGGGGGTACAGGAAGAGCGGGTCAGCCGCATCAAGCTCAGTGATGTCTATTATTTCGAAGCCGTGGACGGTAAAGTATTCGTCTACAGCGAGAACCAGGTGTATGAAGTGAAGCAGAAGCTGTATGAACTGGAGGCACTGTGCCGGGACAAGAACTGTTTTCGCGCCTCCAAATCCACGATTCTGAATATCGCCAAGATTGAGAGCGTGCGTCCATCCCTCAGCGGCCGGTTCACAGCTCTGCTTGATAATGGGGAACGTGTAGTCATTTCAAGACAGTATGTGCCCGTACTGAAACAAAGACTTGGATTATAA
- a CDS encoding GNAT family N-acetyltransferase — protein MNIQIIHPEADQYGNSRENIFIALGEQGDYLGSAYTYPAINHHQTPDTPYLIYISVDPAEHSDEIAQQEVSRELFNQVLIRARELRALRPDLTARIYGEFQADQKQRDFYIGTEFEADYSIIMEASIAEGFTYNLPEEITVQPEDLHSADRRIVYKERYDTIFITPLNLDTLAEQGRHPHFHNLSFGRDGRLLGGCTFWAADGYGYIETLYVMPEARGTGIAKVIINYIFDYFLANGMNLIRLEVWELNTRAVALYRSLGFTRVEQKTMFPGITL, from the coding sequence ATGAACATACAGATTATTCATCCGGAAGCAGACCAGTATGGGAACAGCAGAGAGAATATCTTCATTGCTTTGGGTGAGCAAGGAGATTACCTGGGCAGTGCCTATACTTATCCGGCGATCAATCATCACCAGACACCGGACACCCCGTATCTGATCTATATAAGCGTTGACCCCGCTGAACATTCGGATGAAATTGCACAGCAGGAAGTTAGCCGGGAGCTGTTTAACCAAGTGCTGATCCGGGCGAGAGAGCTGCGGGCATTACGGCCGGATTTAACCGCCAGAATCTACGGCGAATTCCAAGCAGACCAGAAGCAGCGTGACTTTTACATAGGGACCGAGTTCGAAGCGGATTACAGCATAATTATGGAGGCCTCTATTGCGGAAGGCTTCACTTACAACCTGCCGGAAGAGATAACCGTCCAGCCGGAGGACCTTCATTCAGCGGACAGACGGATAGTCTACAAAGAGCGTTACGATACCATATTCATCACCCCGCTCAATCTGGACACACTTGCAGAGCAAGGCAGACATCCCCATTTCCACAATCTTTCATTTGGGCGGGACGGCAGGCTGCTGGGAGGCTGTACCTTTTGGGCGGCAGATGGCTACGGTTATATTGAAACGCTCTATGTTATGCCAGAAGCCCGGGGAACCGGCATTGCCAAGGTGATCATAAATTATATTTTTGATTATTTCTTGGCAAATGGGATGAATCTGATCAGACTTGAGGTCTGGGAGCTGAACACCCGCGCAGTAGCACTCTACCGGTCCTTAGGATTCACTAGGGTGGAGCAGAAAACTATGTTTCCCGGGATCACCTTGTAG
- a CDS encoding ABC transporter ATP-binding protein, with the protein MNKAHVFGAEQLIAGYENKTIIHGIDLVIPDHQISVIIGSNGCGKSTLLKTMARLIKHTAGQVTLDGKPISQIPAKALARVIGLLPQSPIVPEGISVADLVGRGRFPHQSLLGGWSRKDYEAVAEAMEIMNITEFANRNIDELSGGQQQRVWIAMALAQQTDILFLDEPTTFLDITYQVEILDLLTDLNRKHGTTIVMVLHDINLSARYADHIFALHSGRLVAEGAPAEVITSLRVKEIFGLECTVIPDPVSGSPLVVPRGRYHNN; encoded by the coding sequence ATGAACAAGGCACATGTGTTTGGAGCTGAGCAGTTGATAGCGGGCTATGAGAATAAGACAATTATTCATGGGATAGACCTGGTGATCCCGGATCATCAGATCAGTGTGATTATCGGCTCCAACGGCTGCGGGAAATCCACCCTGCTCAAAACCATGGCTAGGCTGATCAAGCATACCGCAGGCCAGGTGACGCTGGACGGCAAGCCGATCTCGCAGATTCCAGCCAAAGCGCTGGCCCGGGTGATCGGACTGCTGCCGCAATCTCCGATTGTGCCGGAAGGGATATCGGTTGCCGACCTGGTGGGACGCGGCAGATTTCCGCACCAGTCGCTGCTGGGCGGCTGGTCCAGGAAGGATTACGAGGCTGTGGCCGAAGCGATGGAGATTATGAATATTACCGAATTCGCTAACCGTAATATTGATGAGCTGTCCGGCGGCCAGCAGCAGCGGGTCTGGATTGCAATGGCCCTGGCCCAGCAGACCGATATCCTGTTCCTGGATGAGCCGACCACCTTCCTGGATATCACCTATCAGGTGGAGATCCTGGACCTGCTCACCGATCTGAACCGCAAGCACGGAACCACCATTGTCATGGTGCTGCATGATATTAACCTGTCCGCCCGGTATGCCGACCATATCTTTGCACTGCATTCCGGCAGGCTGGTCGCGGAAGGTGCGCCCGCAGAGGTTATCACAAGCCTGCGGGTCAAAGAGATCTTCGGACTGGAATGCACAGTCATTCCTGACCCTGTCTCCGGTTCCCCGCTGGTCGTGCCCAGAGGGCGGTATCATAACAACTAA
- a CDS encoding DUF3021 family protein: protein MKRSEVAKDIIRDFLVIFASIIIIIAVLRQIFIPELAFDLISIYTIMGFSLLGALTGLMLYVPDGVSERAMRVRIVIHFLLLELLLITLASLIGAVASVSAALLFALQIAVVYAIVRLLSYEKDKKEAEQINERLRAVKQEVRE, encoded by the coding sequence ATGAAGCGTTCAGAGGTTGCCAAAGACATCATCCGCGATTTTCTGGTTATCTTCGCATCCATCATCATAATCATTGCGGTGCTGCGGCAGATTTTTATCCCGGAACTCGCCTTTGACCTGATATCCATCTATACGATTATGGGCTTCTCCCTGCTTGGAGCATTGACAGGCTTGATGTTGTACGTTCCTGACGGGGTGAGCGAGCGGGCGATGCGTGTTAGGATCGTTATTCATTTTCTCCTGCTGGAGCTCCTGCTCATCACCCTTGCCAGCCTGATTGGAGCTGTGGCCAGTGTGTCCGCTGCACTTCTGTTTGCCCTGCAAATCGCTGTAGTCTATGCCATTGTCCGTCTGCTGTCCTATGAGAAGGATAAGAAGGAAGCGGAGCAGATTAATGAGAGACTGAGGGCGGTGAAGCAGGAGGTCCGCGAGTAA
- a CDS encoding dienelactone hydrolase family protein: MHSRIKLISWIRITLFIVFVILTWSPVIDWSFSWVLLAVLLFIFALKGSVDLIRKKTDVRPFRRSTRVWKRLLTAVALLIALIPPILFPQYRAPEVTGEYEVSTAVYTYTDPIRVEEFTDTGEHRRVNVEFWYPGHAEGTYPLIVFSHGAFGVRESNASTFTELASHGYVVVSIDHPYHSFYTQGVDGKVTMVNAEYMREVNDSNKDGVYTVEELYGLTRKWMKLRTGDMNLVIDHILEKAASSGDPVYQRIDTEHIGVIGHSMGGAASVALGRERSDVDAVVNLDAPFFTELVYDRKINDLAATNEPYRVQLLNLYTDDVWRQLGKNSAYAANNTANPNFKDAYTVHFEGAKHLSLTDLPLFSPILANVLQHGRADIDKYYCIETMNRLILEFYDYTLKGTGPFAPQAVY, translated from the coding sequence ATGCACAGCCGCATTAAGCTCATAAGCTGGATTAGAATTACCCTGTTTATCGTTTTCGTTATTCTGACATGGTCCCCCGTTATCGATTGGAGCTTCAGTTGGGTATTACTGGCGGTATTACTGTTTATTTTTGCGCTGAAAGGCTCGGTGGATCTGATCCGCAAGAAGACAGACGTGAGACCGTTCAGGCGTTCAACCCGGGTGTGGAAAAGGCTGCTAACCGCTGTGGCGCTGCTAATCGCACTTATCCCTCCTATTCTATTCCCGCAGTACCGTGCACCTGAAGTGACCGGGGAGTATGAAGTCAGTACGGCTGTATACACCTATACAGACCCTATCCGAGTAGAGGAGTTTACAGATACGGGGGAGCACCGGCGGGTGAATGTGGAATTTTGGTATCCGGGCCATGCGGAGGGCACGTATCCGCTGATCGTCTTTTCTCATGGAGCCTTCGGGGTTAGAGAGAGCAACGCTTCAACCTTCACGGAGCTGGCCAGTCACGGCTATGTTGTGGTATCCATCGATCATCCTTACCATTCTTTTTATACACAGGGTGTGGACGGGAAGGTCACTATGGTTAATGCAGAATATATGCGGGAGGTTAACGATTCCAATAAGGACGGAGTATACACCGTAGAAGAGCTGTATGGCCTTACGCGTAAATGGATGAAGCTGCGCACCGGGGATATGAATCTGGTAATCGATCATATCCTGGAGAAAGCCGCCAGTAGCGGAGACCCCGTGTACCAACGGATAGATACGGAGCACATTGGCGTAATCGGCCACTCTATGGGTGGTGCGGCAAGCGTCGCGCTTGGCCGGGAGCGCAGCGATGTGGATGCTGTTGTGAATCTGGATGCCCCGTTCTTCACCGAGCTGGTTTATGACCGGAAGATCAATGATCTGGCTGCCACTAATGAGCCCTACCGCGTACAGCTGCTGAACCTATACACGGACGATGTGTGGAGACAGCTCGGGAAGAACTCGGCTTACGCAGCGAATAACACTGCCAATCCGAACTTCAAGGACGCGTATACCGTTCATTTTGAGGGAGCCAAGCACTTAAGCCTGACCGATCTGCCGCTGTTCTCCCCGATCCTTGCCAATGTGCTTCAACACGGACGGGCGGATATCGATAAGTATTACTGTATTGAGACGATGAATAGGCTGATTCTTGAATTCTACGACTATACGTTAAAAGGCACCGGGCCGTTTGCGCCGCAGGCGGTGTATTAA